The Dethiosulfovibrio peptidovorans DSM 11002 genome has a window encoding:
- a CDS encoding IMPACT family protein — protein sequence MARLEDRYVRIIEEGRFSLKERRSEFIATAVPAKTVEEAKGAIESISKRYSDARHNCWAYRVGFPETTEHCSDDGEPSGSAGRPILGTIIKADLYDLAIVVTRYFGGVKLGVRGLIDAYSASAQGVLEVCPREERTVTAPLSFTVGYEGYGDCLHHLTVLGIPEENVAPSFGEKVSVKVEIPISLLDRAEETMEDLRLRGIIEGWESL from the coding sequence ATGGCCCGACTAGAGGATCGATACGTCAGGATAATAGAAGAAGGACGGTTCTCCCTGAAGGAGAGGAGATCGGAGTTCATAGCTACGGCGGTGCCGGCCAAGACGGTGGAGGAAGCCAAGGGGGCCATAGAGTCTATATCGAAGAGGTACTCCGACGCGAGACATAACTGCTGGGCCTATAGAGTCGGCTTTCCCGAAACGACGGAACATTGCTCCGACGACGGCGAGCCCTCCGGATCGGCTGGACGTCCCATACTGGGAACTATAATAAAGGCAGACCTCTACGATTTGGCCATAGTGGTGACAAGATATTTCGGAGGGGTGAAACTGGGGGTCAGAGGGCTGATAGACGCCTACTCCGCCTCCGCCCAGGGAGTTCTGGAGGTCTGCCCTAGAGAGGAGAGGACCGTCACAGCACCTCTAAGTTTCACCGTCGGTTACGAAGGCTACGGAGACTGTCTCCACCATCTGACAGTTCTAGGAATACCGGAAGAAAACGTTGCGCCGTCCTTCGGGGAGAAGGTCTCTGTAAAGGTGGAAATCCCCATCTCCCTGCTGGATAGGGCGGAAGAGACCATGGAGGACCTCAGACTCAGAGGGATAATAGAGGGATGGGAGAGCCTTTGA
- a CDS encoding nitroreductase family protein: protein MDMLKVMLSRRSVRTFDRDKPVESWKKDAVIAAATSAPSAKNLRPVRFLVLDDREILDDLGNVLSQGKPFKECDFAVAVCADLSDYPDGSLGWLEDCSAALENMLIEATSLDLASFWFGVYRRDPKEGQVRSVLEVPSHVEVQGIGVFGYGAESVPAREGVDSSVVRYGRWGDFKA from the coding sequence ATGGATATGCTTAAAGTGATGCTGTCTCGCAGGAGCGTCAGGACTTTCGACAGGGATAAGCCGGTCGAAAGCTGGAAGAAGGATGCGGTGATAGCCGCAGCAACCTCGGCACCCAGCGCGAAAAATTTGAGACCCGTCAGGTTTCTGGTGCTGGACGACAGAGAGATACTGGACGATCTCGGAAACGTCCTGTCTCAGGGTAAACCCTTCAAGGAGTGCGATTTCGCCGTGGCGGTCTGTGCCGATCTGTCCGATTATCCCGATGGAAGCCTGGGATGGCTGGAGGACTGCTCCGCAGCCCTGGAGAATATGCTGATAGAGGCCACCTCGCTCGATCTCGCTTCCTTTTGGTTCGGGGTCTATAGGAGAGATCCCAAGGAAGGGCAGGTCCGGTCGGTTCTAGAGGTTCCCTCCCACGTGGAGGTCCAGGGAATAGGGGTCTTCGGCTACGGTGCCGAGTCCGTTCCGGCCAGGGAGGGAGTCGACAGCTCCGTGGTCAGATACGGCAGATGGGGAGACTTCAAGGCCTGA